The DNA sequence ATccgaacaaataaaaacaagaataaTTTCCAGAGTGTGTTATGCTTGTGAAACatgttatgtttatttgtttggtgCCCTACCTGTTACTAGGGTCAGCCTGCTCTGAGCTAAGCTGTGGGACTTGGAGCTGGTCAGCTCTCGGACTGGTTGCTGGCCAAGATACCAGTATGTCAGACGTCGGGAACCAGTCCTGCCTGGCCACAGCGGAAGATTTTACCTCCTTcctggtattgtgtgtgtgtgtgtgtgtgtgtgtgtgtgtgtgtgtgtgtgtgtgtgtgtgtgtgtgtgtgtgtgtgtgtgtgtgtgtgtgtgtgtgtgtgtgtgtgtgtgtgtgtgtgtgtgtgtgtgtgcctattcCCATGTGGACTAGTTGGATACATGTATTGGGGCTATCAAATACCACTCCAAATAGTCCAAATGAATTTGGACTATTTGGAGGGTGCTACGTTTTAACGGTGATCTCAGGTGTTGATCATAAGGCTGTGATGTGTCTCCGCCCAGCTGTGTGTCTTCCATTCactggagcagtgggctggacTGGGCAAGGCCGAGGATTACCTCAGCGTCATGGAGTACCTGCTGTGGGTCTTCACCCCTCTGGCTGTGGTCTTCATCCTGcccttcctcatcgtcatcctcctctacctctccatACTCTTTGTCCACGTATTTAAGGTACAAACCCTGCTTTGAGGATTTTTAGAGACTCCTAATCCagttttgttttgaaatatataatacatcCTATACATTTGTGTTTGAACATTATCATGTTCAAACACATGCATAGCAAGCTTGTCAAAACTTTTTGTTTCACATTTACGTTTATTGCAGTATTGTCATCAAGCTATATTACAAATATAATACATGTATAagtattatatttgtattattaaaagATAATTTGAGCTAGGCAGTGCACCTCTCCTAATTATTATAATgatcaacaaataaaaaaatcaatccTATTTCCCTCCGGGAGGGAAAACCGGGAGTGTAGCCCGACTTCCGTGCTTACATTGCAGTTAGTAAACCTGGAAGTCCCAGGAACCACGTTAAAACCAACCTTGGTGCATGTAAACACACTGATTGTTGTTTTGAAAAACAGTAGAGTCGTGGAAAACGGAGAATACAGATTCTTTAGCCCGCTGCTGTGACACTCGTgaaccgtctgtgtgtgtctcggccGCGCAGAGGAAGAACCAACTGAAGGACGCGTACTGCAACAACCTCTGGGACGGCGCCAGGAAGACCCTGGCTACTCTCTGGGATGGCCACGGCGCCATATGGCATGGTAGGGGTCATGGGCCCACTGGGAATGGCCATGGAACGCTCGCTTGGACTTCATTTATCTCTCAGCGCTGTTaaataatgttttgttttaaatcgtgAACGAGCACAAAGTTTATTAACCTTTTTAGTTGTTTTACATGTATGacatttatattgtgtgtgtgtgtgtgtgtgtgtgtgtgtgtgtgtgtgtgtgtgtgtgtgtgtgtgtgtgtgtgtgtgtgtgtgtgtgtgtgtgtgtgtgtgtgtgtgtgtgtgtttgtgggcacgTGCGTGATTCTGATGATCGCGGTTAGTGAGTCACCGTCTGTTGCACAACAGAAGTAAACATCAAACgaccccaaacaaacaaacaaacaaacaaacaaacaaacaaacaaacaaacatctaTTAAACTGGTAAAACACAGCGGCGAGAACACGAAAGAAAGCCTCAACAAGTCACGAAGCTGAGCATATTTTGGTACACAAATATCAAAGTAGGGAAATGATGTTATGATGTTTATTCCAGATGTGACTGATAAACAACGCAGTAGAGCTTCCCTCTGGTGGCATATCATTTGTTTGGTTGATTGTTTGAATAATTCTGAAGAAACACAAATGAACCTGGTAACAAGTCCCAGTGAACGGTTTTCCTTCTAGTTTGTTGACTATTATGTCGAAACTTGATCCGGTGTCAATGTCCAACATTAAGAACCGTGTCAAACAATGGTCCATCTTCAGGTCAATGATTTAACTTGAACCTCTGTTCTGCACCAGCACCATTTACTGACAGTGGACTGAACGTTACAGGAGAGTATTGGTAGACCCGATAGGCGTACAGAGCCATAAAACACTACCTAGTgcagaaactcacacacatgagcGTGATACTGCCGGTGTTTAACTGAGGAAACTCCCACACTCATCGGCCCAAAGGCAGAACTAAAAGTGGGCCACAAATGTACTTGTGAAAACGGCCATTTATAATATGTTTATTGACACTAGAGTGTTAAAGAAGAGGACAAGGAGGCTGTTTATAATGGCACATTTAATCTGTTGTGGTATTTAGAAATCCTTAGCCTAAGCGCATGCTGGGCGCCCCAGCTGTAGCTAAAGTCCCCCCCAGCTCAGGCTAAAGACTCAACATTCAACTATCTCAAGTCCCTGCCTTCAAGCCTGCTAGCCCAATGCGTGCTTTCTTTATACGTTACAGTATTTTCCAACCAAGTGATCCGCCGTGCGTTTCAAAGACCGAAATGAAATTTAATAAAGCGCTCAGCTTTTGAAAACTTGACCTATTTGTAACTGTTTCATTGTCAGGTTATGAAGTCCATGGCATGGAGAAGATCCCAGAAGAAGGGGCAGCGCTGATCGTGTACTACCATGGAGCCATCCCCATTGACTACTACTACTTCCTGGCCAGTGTTCTCCTCCAGAAGGGGCGCACCTGCCACTCGGTCGCCGACCACCTCGTCTTTAAGATCCCAGGTATGCCTGGGCTACATATGCATTCAGGGGGTATACATTATTCTTAAAGGGGAGATGTGACGCTCTAGATGGAAGCACAACCCTCTTATAGTCGGTAGAAGCCCAGTATGGTGTCGCCCCTTTTAGGATATTCATAGTCATAACTGAGGCGTAATCCTGTATTTAAattcccacacacgcacgcaagaaCACACTTCGCTAGGCAGGCAGACACGCAGACATGCtcgcacatgcactcacacacttagtcatacatacatacacacacacacacgcacacagacacacataaagcaACATCAAATTACCAGGAAGACGGCATAATCTTCAATGCTAATCCTTGTTTCAACTCAGAAAACCTTTAATGTTTTTTGTACCAATATGTTTGGAGGTAGAACAAGGTAGGATAAAGACAGGATTAAATCACCAGGATTACAGTATCCGTAAGGAAGATGAATCATGATCTCATCTCAGCATATGGAAAGCCTTAATTGTTCCATATGTTAATCTGTTTCTGTGAACAAATCAACATATGGAAGCGTTAGAAACAAATAGTTCCCACAGTGCTTGATTACATGAAAACAAACGATCCAATTATAGTTTGGCCTCCTGCAATGATGTGATTCTTCAAATGTAATTAGTAGACTGATTGCAGGACCATGACCAAGGGAATTGTGATTAAAGCCTCTGACATAAAATAACACAAAGTTTTATTGTGCAAGAAGCAACAAATCTGTACAGATCAATATTAGAAATGTTAGTGTAAACCCTTTGTCTGGTTGGTTCAGGGTCAGGGCTGTGATAGAAATCGAATCTCACGATGAACACTGTGAAGTGTAACATCCACACACTGTCGTAAAAGGATACAAATGTCCATATTTGATTAGCAATAATAACCAATAAGTAATGAATGGTAAACGACAAGCTACAAATCATTGCATTACAATTTATTTCCCATGACTTGTTTAGTGCTTGCTAGATGTATAAATTACAAAGTTAATAACGAAAACACGTCTTTGCCCCAGCAGGGGCTACAATACGTTTAGATATTGTCGGTAACTCAGTAAATGTTTCGGCATTGTCAGGTCGTTTTTCAGTTCTTGTAATTTGTACAAGCCTTTCTTTTTGTACGAACACAATGTCTCTTAGCACAATGTCACTGAGGTAGTGGGTTGTACTAAGTCTCATAAATCAGACGTTAGAGGCAGACTAGTTAAAACGTAGCAAAGCaaaaaggttaaaaataaaCTAGAGTATATATAGTAGAAGCACAGCATGTGCTCTAGCACCTTTATGAGGAGTTATGACTACATGCTTGACCCATTAGCGGgttgagacgcacacacacacgcacacgcacacacacgcacacgcacacgcacacaaacaccaaaacacacacacacacacaacaaaacacgcacacacacacacacacacactaacaaacacactccAACCCTGTTGCTAGACGaccacaccaccaacacatGGTTAGTTGTCGCTCTGTCTTGCGCTGCTCCTGACTCTGGCCTCCTCTGCTTCGGTCTGGCTCCCCGTCCGCTGCTCCTGACTCTGGCCTCCTCTGCTTCGGTCTGGCTCCCCGTCTGCTCCTGACTCTGGCCTCCTCTGCTTCGGTCTGGCTCCCCGTCTGCTCCTGACTCTGGCCTCCTCTGCTTCGGTCTGGCTCCCCGTCTGCTCCTGACTCTGGCCTCCTCTGCTTCGGTCTGGCTCCCCGTCCGCTGCTCCTGACTCTGGCCTCCTCTGCTTCGGTCTGGCTCCCCGTCCTGGCCCAGGCATCAAGCCCCTGCTGGAGGTGTTCAGCGTGATCCACGGCCCCCAGGAGGAGTGCGTGCGGGCGCTGCGCGGCGGCCACCTGCTGGGCATCTCGCCGGGCGGCGTGCGGGAGGCGCTGTTCAGCGACGAGACGTACCCCCTGATCTGGGGCCACCGCCGGGGCTTCGCCCAGGTAGCCATCGACGCCCAGGTGGTAAGGCCGCCGCCCACCCCACGCCCTCGTCAGCCTCATCATCGCCGTCGCCGTCGTAGAGCGTCTGTGCAATGAGgcggttttgtttgtttgttttatttaaagctaataataataataatacattttatttatgggcGCCTACAAACATAATAGAACGGTGTACAAGGGAACAGAGTGGGGTCATTGTAGTCCCAAGAAGGCAGCTGAAAGGGAGTAGGCTTGTCTGAGTAGACGTTTTCAGGGGAGGTTCTAAGGTGATGATGGAGTTGGCGTGTTGGCTGTCCTGAGGCAGAGCGCTCCTGAGGTGGGGGGCTGAGCCACCGAATGCCGTTGACCCCATGGTAACCACGCTCCTctccgcctctccctctcctgaggTGGGGGGCTGAGCGACCCAATGCCGTTGACCCCGTGGTAACCAcgctcctctctgcctctcgcaGCCCATCATACCGATGTTCACGCGGAATTTGCGGGAAGGCTTCAGATCGCTGGGAAGGCTGAGTAAGTGCCGAATGAGCAGTTTACACACGGTATCCCAGCCTTATGTTGTACAAACCCTCAGGTTCATTCCTCCAGTGGATCCAAGGTGTGACGGGTGACACAGCGACAGCATGTACAGATTCAATTCCTTgttcctatttatttatttatatatatataaacagtatATATACTGACTGTCTTGGATTCTCTCTTGCACTTGAATCTGTCCCACGGGCCATGTGCTTATCAGAAGGCCAACGTTCCCTCCCTGCCTAATCTGTGGTCACTCAGCCGCTGAAGGGCTGTCCGCTCTAAGCACCTCTTATCTACATTTCCCGCCATGCTAGCTCATGCCCCTTACGCCGCCCTTATATGTACCGTAGGTAAGAACGAAGCATTGAGAGCAGAAGAAAGCAGGCTATAGAAAATATGAAAAGCCCCCCCCAGATATTCTCAGAGAGCATTTCATAGACAGCTGATTAAGTTCAACTCAAATGATAGCTTATTGTGTATACAGTGTATTGTATAAACAGCACCTTTAACTCTTACTCACTTATATATCCCTTATCTACTTATACTGACGTTGGCATGTTGTTTCTCTCCCCGTAGAGTTTTTCCGTTGGCTTTATGAGCGGTTTCGACTGCCGTTCGCTCCGATTTATGGTGGCTTTCCGGTCAAGTTCCGTACGTACTTGGGGGACCCGATCCCGTACGACCCCAACGTAAACGCTGTGGAATTAGCAGCTAAAGTAAGTATGCCTTTTGAATACGATGTCCTCAATAGAGGTGCACTCACTGGAGAGGCTGCCCTccataaatgtatttaaatgtcATTATGGAAGGCAACTTGTCATTCTGTAGGTTTCTTTCTGGACAAACTCTTGACCACGCTTTGCTGTAGAGGATATTTTATTGGTGCATCCTTGTCATCTACTTTTCCACAAGACTGTGATTATTAACTCCTACATGTGTAATTAATCAAGCATGtctttattttgtttccatACTACATGTCATCATAAATGCatagaaggaaaaaaaagaaaaacgaagGTGTCTTTCTGCTTTTTTCTATTCTCTTACACTTTGGACGTTTGCTCGTAACAGCATATAGTCGGCTCGGTTCTCCAGAGCCGTCCTAGATGCTCTGATGTACACAGGTCTCTTAACCAGGGCCGTCTCCTGTGCCTCCCTGTAGCTGTGTGAACCTTAAAGGGAACCCCGTGGTTTTGATTCGACTGTGTTCTGAATGAGTTCCTGGTATCCACTATGATACCAGCTCTACTGACGCAGTGTCGCCCTCCGGCCACCAGGTGCGTCAGTAGAGCTGGTATCCACGATACCAGCTCTACTGACGCAGTGTCGCCCTCCGGCCACCAGGTGCGTCAGTAGAGCTGGTATCCACTATGATACCAGCTCTACTGACGCAGTGTCGCCCTCCGGCCACCAGGTGCGTCAGTAGAGCTGGTATCCACTATGATACCAGCTCTACTGACGCAGTGTCGCCCTCCGGCCACCAGGTGCGTCAGTAGAGCTGGTATCCACTATTAACTAGCTCTACTGATGCAGTGTCGCCCTCCGGCCACCAGGTGCAGCAGGCTGTGCAGTCGCTCGTGGACCGCCACCAGGAGATCCCGGGCAACGTGCTCCGGGCCCTGCTCGAGCGCTTCCCCTCCAAACACAAAGAGGAGTGAGGGTCAGAGCGCTGCTGGGCCCTCGGGAACACAGTGAGGGGTCAGCAAAGAGCTGCTGGGCCCTCAGGAACACAGTGAGGGCACGTTGAGACCTGCACCAGCACTCACAAGAGGAGAAGAACATTATCTCACTACCACTTACAAGAGGAGAAGAATACTATCACAgcatcacactcacactgacaagagaagaacagcatcacactcacactgacaagagaagaacagcatcacactcacactgacaaGAGGAGAACAgcatcacactcacactgacgAGAGGAACCCGCACATACGTTTTAAATGTCCCTAAGTAGAACAGTGGTTATCAAATAAACATAACTACTAGGGGTGTGCATCGTTCCTTTATTGGACGATTttgaccaatcagatcgctcgaaatacattgttttttttcgACCAATCAGATAGCTCGaaagaaatatgtatttttttttttttttaccttgagCATAGCTAAGGCTAAGATGTAGCTTAGCCTATGCACAATAGTTGATCATTGTACAGTATTTAAAattatgtgggggggggggggaaacctcATTCTTTTCTATACATGTAACCCTTTAGATCTTCAAAATATTACTTGGTGCCGATCACTTTCGCttaaaattatttattttccacgaAAATATCCATATTCTCAAGACTGAAGTAAATCCAATACGTTGTGTATATGTTGTACGTCCAGGGGGTTGAAGCCTCTTTGGTTTTAGGCGTTTTATTTTATCCAACTTTAGTAATGATCATCTCAAACAAGGCCCAATAAGAAGGTCAAGAGTGAAGCGCAGTGTCACTGCTGCTTGGCGTACAGCAGTTCTGGAAGTGCAGTGCTTTCTGTCCAATGAAAGCGACAGCTTTGCAGCTACACTCAGACTACCCTAGCACGCAGTGGGCTGCACGTGTTAGCTATTGAAGGGATTCGGCAATGGGCTGTTCGTCCCCTTGGTAGCAGTTGATGGCATGTTCTTTGACTTCTGTCGGGAGAATGTGCAACGCTGAATGAAGAGTAACCTAGGGTAAGGAAATGGCCGTAAATATATTTGGCTGTATGCATCATTGGTTATGAATATGTAATGGTTTGTCTGTGCAGTGTAATGTGTGTTGATGCAGCTTTAGATTAACCTGTGTTGAACTGGTGTGTTGCCATGTACAGAATGTATTGATCAATTGGTCATGTTTGCGCCAAGGTGTTGTTTTGCCACTGAATTGTATTGTGGTGTATAGTGTTTGTATGTGGCTGTATATTTCTATTCCTTTTATTGAACTACTCTGATTCTACCGTTTTTGCCTACTTTCAAATTGAACTGCCAATGTTTAAAGGCATATCGTTTTAtgccttttttttatgtgaaaattattttttgtcaattacaaaatatttaaatgttatacATGTGTGACAAAAAAAAGCCTGTCTAACCCatcaattatatatattttttgagatttttcattaaatgtaCTGTCAAATGAAGTAATATACACTATTTGCACTTTCAAAAATCGGAGGTCCAATTGCAAACTATTGCGATCCAGGACTGTGAAGTCATCctgaataaatatattttactaTGACGTTGGTCCACTGTGGTTTCTGATCTATGGAGAGCAGAGAGTTGAAGCTAAGGCCATGATTCCAACTGTTAAATATTCAAGGGGCTTCATTAACTCTGGTGTACTTGACCTTTCCAAGGTTCACTATTTAAGGTAACTTAACAAGTGAACTCCGATcagtataatataaataatgtatcTATGAAGATATAAGTACATGAACAGGCATATCTCTCTAACATATTCACTATTAATTAATGTATTTTGAGTTTTGTTCCATTCATATACTTCATGAATGTAACTCAGAAGGGGTAAAAAGCTCTTAGGGATCACAAATATATGTAATGTATTCTGTCGCCCTTGTAGATAAtattatgttgtatttatttacataGGCTATATGTTGCAGTCATTCAATTGAATGGTTTGTACTTTAATTATAAGACATCCTTTAGATTTCTGGAATTTCCATAAACGTTTAACAGAATAGTGTTCTCCAAGGACAACAGATGTAAATTAGCCTTGTGGCTAGAATCTTGCTCAATTATATATTGTGCGTTGTCCCTgtcaaataaacataaattaaataatctctTTAATATCGGTGTCTCCGACGCAGACATTATTCTAGAAAGTTTTCAGAACTGGATACTTGAATGAGTCAAAGGTGTGCAGGGTCTACAGTTAAGACCGAAATGAATTCATGCACACAAACTGCAAAGGAGAAATGATTGGGAAGGATTCTTCCTATTTACCAACAACTCAATTAAATTGACAAATCCAAGCAAGGAAAAAAAACGTTAGGCTAGGAAAATGACCACAGTGTACTTTATTAAATGCATTTTGGTACTTGTGTGTTGCATCAGATTCAAATAAAAATTTACAAAAATCCATTATATACAAAAAtgtcatgttattttttttactgttcattgtttttttttgttttttttacaataaaatCGACTTCTTTCATTAGAACATTTTTTCTCACCTCAGACTTGTATCACACAATGCAACCTACTGAAAATATCATTGGTTAGGTTTTTTGTCTTTCAtcttttgtcttttttaaatacacCAAATACGCCACACTATGTTTTACTCTGCGGTTGCCCATAGCAACAACCGTCAAGGTGGATGGAACTCCTAAAGACACCCTTCACGATCACAACTCAGAAGAAAGgaatgtttcttttttgaaCATGGACATTTTGAATACACTTATTTACAAATAGTTTACACTTGTTACGGGTTCTTAAGTCTATCATTTGTGAACCTCAATTCTTTGCGAACTGAATCCGTTTTAAATGGACTTTGTCTGTACAGTGTGTTTATACAAGTCAACAACGACACGAAATGCCCACATTGCcaaaatactatttttttttgttactgtGCTCGTACTCAAGGCTGGATTTACACAGACAAACCAGGAGAAGAAAGTACAGAATGTGCTCTCTCTTGACCGGATGAAGTGAATTGGACTGTCACGACTCCGACTGACCCGGCTGCGACTGGCTCACAGGTAGTAAGTACAGGATCTGAGTTATTGCTTTTCCTTGTCCTGTGTAAATGCAGCCCCTGTCCATTGGCGGGCCCCGGTCATGTCTCTAGTTCTCAGTTCTCTGGAGGGCCTACGCTCAGAAGTAGGACATGATGGGAGTTGTTTCGCTGCCAAGATGAAACATCTCTTTGCCTCGGGACCTGGCACTACTCTCACCAAAGACATCGGTCGACCTGGCGTTGTTAAGTCAGCGCATAAAACGTGGGAAGCTCCGGGTGGAAAAGAACATTGCGATCGTCACCCTTCTTCTCACGCATTGGCAAAGAAGATCAAACACGTATACTATGTGCCTCCGGACCAAATGTAAGCACAGTAACTACTTCCACCGATTAATGCCACTGAAAAGTGTCCAAAGAAATAATACTCTTGAAGTCTCACGCGCATACACGCACgtccatgcacgcacgcacacacacacacacaggcacgcacacacacacacacacacacacacacacacacacacacacacacacacacacacacacacacacacacacacacacacacacacacacacacacacaggggataaAAGAATGTCCTGACTGATGAGGTTGAAATAAGGAAGAGATTAACAACACATGTCTTTAGGTGAACCAACCCTGTACAAGCAGCTTATTACCATGACGACAGATGAGTACCAGAATGAGGTCATCCCGTCTCACACAGCAGCACTACCTGCCCTCGCGCCCATTCACACACTAACGCTCTACGTAGTATCTTGTTAAATTCATATAATTCCATTAATTATTAATTCCTTAAATTTCTTTAGTATCATTTTCACAGTTGTACAAATAACGATGATCATGTATTATCAAGGATCTATGT is a window from the Gadus chalcogrammus isolate NIFS_2021 chromosome 8, NIFS_Gcha_1.0, whole genome shotgun sequence genome containing:
- the tmem68 gene encoding transmembrane protein 68, which codes for MSDVGNQSCLATAEDFTSFLLCVFHSLEQWAGLGKAEDYLSVMEYLLWVFTPLAVVFILPFLIVILLYLSILFVHVFKRKNQLKDAYCNNLWDGARKTLATLWDGHGAIWHGYEVHGMEKIPEEGAALIVYYHGAIPIDYYYFLASVLLQKGRTCHSVADHLVFKIPGIKPLLEVFSVIHGPQEECVRALRGGHLLGISPGGVREALFSDETYPLIWGHRRGFAQVAIDAQVPIIPMFTRNLREGFRSLGRLKFFRWLYERFRLPFAPIYGGFPVKFRTYLGDPIPYDPNVNAVELAAKVQQAVQSLVDRHQEIPGNVLRALLERFPSKHKEE